The DNA window caaggccctcatacgatgtcggatcatcgcagacaacaacccgatcataaatctcctgattgaggccctgaagaaaatggttatacttggcactagcattgtcactgacatgtggaacatacggaagcaactcaaagaacttctgctgatactcatcaacagacaaacttccctgcttcagattgatcaactcaatcgccttggtctgcagaagagctggcggaaagtaaagcaacatgaaagcggctcggaaatcggcccaaagaactcgaccctgtcgctgaactatcggtgcagaggtagacctccaccacttgcgcgcaccaccctccagcaagaaatcaagggtatcaatctgctgctccgccgagcactgaaaagtcttgaagcagctctccatcctctcaagccagttctccgcaacatccggagtctcaccgcccgaaagaggtttcggccccatctgcaagaaccgatgcatactaaaactccgaggctcatcacgacggtgttgacgacgttctcgatgctctcgacgacgctcccgatcgtcgtggtctccccagcgtccaacgctgccatgactactagcatcgtcgtcaaaaccagacatcttttagctacaaaagttaccagagattaaacccaaaagaacagttctaaatcccaaaatcttaatgcatgctctgataccataaatgtagtgacccgttccagaatcacctactaatcagaacttaagcatgcaaaattaacattaaaactgaatcaggtaaaacagcggaaaaacagtaatacaacccaatcgaatctgtaagtacaaaatacttaaacaaccagatcgaactaaattccaagaacaaataccaataactacaagtcaacctctgccagctccctgtccactccctcctggaccgtccaacctgagacctgccccatcgaatagggtgtccaaaacagagataaaccgaggacgtgagcataaaacgctcagcaccgaaagcatgagtatacaagactatgacatgcatgtatgcaaaatgtactggataccaggatctgggtatatcgaaatactgctcaggtaaatgacgtcaaggtatgtagcactctgcgccgtcgcaccaggaggtggctcccataccaaaataaacctgtggatataccggtgacctgaccaccgtcggccaacggggtccaaccatccacaacaaacgagggctgagcaccctctcaacaggctatctcaaaaatagtcaggctcaacatgattatgcaaatgccgcataataaaccatgcatcatatgacagttaataatgcaacatataaacatgcaacacatagtaaagcatactcaatcctgctatctcggatagtactttcgtacctcaaatcagtagatcctagcaatcagccctagaatcaagcctgcgtccgtagtcagcccactgatgccgctagctcccaactagagcacagctccgctacaaaaccagtagctccccgctagtgcctaaacctcgggaaaagactagaaacccatcagaaacgactaaaacgctctggaacactcggaattggcgagtaaaaagtgaagcctcgcgcctctatttatagacaacgatcggacgatccgatccacttcggacgatccgaaccctgtacccttcggaccttccgaacccttatcggacgatccgaaccctgcatgtcttccacgtgtccagacacctgtcttcggacgatccgaaccctgatcggacgatccgaactctgcatgtcttccacgtgtccagccacctgtcttcggacgatccgaaccctattcggacgatccgaacccggttcggtccttccgatctcaccgaaatataattaatccaataattaactcaaattaggcatcgggatactacaatactcttagcataaaaagtaatactttttcttagatgacccaaataagaaattcgtctcacaaatacgacccgtgagaccatctcacacaagtttttgccaatctAAAATGACACTCATCTTAGGTTTATTTCAAATATACCCAATACAAATTCAATCCAGTCATCGTTTTTAAAATCGAATTCgacttattattttatataatttaaaatatattatctactatattatattattgtttttgatataatataaaattattctGGTCCGACTGTCTCGGTGAATTGGCCCAAATGACTGACCACTATTTTAAGACAGACGGGTTCAAACACCGATTAGGTTATAAAAACATTGCATCGAAGCAAGACctaataaaattcataaaaattaaaacaCATTAGCCTTCATCCATAatgtttttttctttaaaaaaaaatcatgtttcACAATTTTTGATTATCAACTTGATTTTAATTGCATCTTCAACACCTAAAGCGTTGTTATATGAAATACTTGTAATAACCACAATACATAGTTGCAAAAATAATCAATGATGATAATATATAACAAACGACAAGAATGGCTAGATACGAAATCAAAACCTCGTACGTTAttattagaaaaataaaaacaaatataaataaACAATAAGAATGTCACTCCATCTGATAAAATAACAAGCGAACAGTGAAAATTGAGTACAAAACTTCAATGCTACCCCCCAATACACAACTGAAGATTAAACCAAGATTCGTCCACTTCCAAAGCAAGATACTAAAGACTAGATTTTTACAGCTCATGTATCATCATTCGCGTGCAGATAAAGCCGGGAGCAACACATTGCTAGAAACACACATCGATATATATCGTACAATCACGACCCAAGGGAACAAGAAGCAACTATACAGCGCTAGCATGAGAATGATAAAACAACTAGACGATGAATTGATCAATTTGTTACTTGAGGAATTGTCAAGTAACACATGATCTTCATTGTCAAACATGAATTTGGAAGCTCTCGTCTATTTCCACCTTTGGTGCCTACGGAAAGAAAACGTATTCATAGTTTTCATGTAGCAATGACCATCTAGAGGAACGGAAAGAAATATAAACTACTTACAAGTTATATTTTAGGTAGTGTAGGAGTCACTaccagagagagagagagccCAGGCTCCTGTCCAAAACTAGGCAGCAGAAATTGCCTTGTATCCTTCTCTCTCCAGAATTTCGGCTAAGGAAACATCCCCAGTCTTCACTATTCTGCCATTTTCCTGCAAAAGGAAACAGCTTGATGCATGAAccaaacaattttttatttaaagagtGAAATGCACAAAATACATCCCCAGGTTTATTGTCGCTAACCAATTAGCAATTGATGTGCCACAGAATTTTAGGGCAGGCGTCTAGGTTTGTGTACGACAGCTATGTGTGGGCTAAAAAAATGAGTTCGAGATAAAACTTAGAATGGCACACTACACTTTTGAATAATTATACAAAAACGGGAAAACTATATAAATGGAAAACTTCAAGAGACCGACactttattaattataaaagtCCCTCATAACCAATGTCTCATTGTACCCGCTGCTGATATATAATTTGCTCACCATTATGTGAATATAAGTCGGTTTAATGAACTCCAAAAGACGTAGATAGTGGGTGataatcaaaattgaattaCTGGGAGTCAGAAGCCCATTGACTGATTTCGCTACATCTTGAAGAGCATCAACGTCTAAACCAGAATCAATTTCATCCAATATGGCCATGTCTGCACCAAGAACCTGCAAAGAAGAGGAACTTTCAGTTTACTTTTCCTTTTGGCAATTGACACAAACCTGAAGGCACTAATAGCTTAACAGGTACCACATTCAATTAAATAGAGTACAAGTGCGATAGAGAAAGTTCCACCCTGGTGCCATACCGCAAGTTGTAAAATCTCATTGCGCTTCCTTTCTCCACCACTGAAGCCTtcattgacatttctattcaAAAAATCTATCTTCATATTCACAATCTCAAGCTTAGGTGCCACATAACCATAGAActgcaaagaaaaattaaaatgttgACGATGCACATAAAGGTTCGAGGAAAATCAGAAATAAAACTAAATTATCAAATAACAACCTCAATTGGCCCAAGCTCCGGAAGCCCAAGTTTTCTCCTTCGAGCATTGTATGCCATGTTTAAGAAGTCGATATTGCTAACTCCAGGAATCTCAACAGGAGACTGGAAACTCATAAACAATCCAGCCACAGCTCTTTCCTCAGGTTCCATCTCCAACAAATCTTGACCTTTATATGTTACATTGCCTCCTGTAATTTCATAATCTGGATGACCTACAAGGACCTAAAAGAACAAATTATAAAACAGAATTCAATAAAGAAACAAACTGTAGCTTCATGTACGTGAAATGGACTGCTTTACAATTTCAAATGGTAGATTATTAAATAAACCATTGCAAAGTGTTTATAACACAAATCATGTGTGATACACACACCGATGAAAAGGGGTTGGATGAATGATAACTTGTGTAAGTTATACTGATACATTAAATATCTATATTGTAAGCTATAGGAGTCTTTCTCCCGgtgtattataaaataaaacgaTGAAGAAGCATTCAATCATAGACAGCAAAGATATGAATTTCCATGGctgttttttctaaaataaagaAAGACCAATGACCAAACAATGACAGCTGAAACTTTTctccatttaaaaaaaatcaaataagtgGTCAAGGAAATCAAATTATTTATCGACTACGAGTTTAGTAAAAGCGAGCAAAATCTGTACAATAGAAATTAAGGCAGAATTGCAGATGTATATATTTGCTCTAGTTGTACCGAATTCGTTATACCCACGTCAAACAAACATCCTCACCATCAAGTAAAAGCACATTCTCATTTAGTTAATATGTTTGAAATGGAAGAATTAATTATAcattataaaaattttaaaaaaaccaGAGATCCTACTTATCTGACTGATACCCTGCATCACTAAAACATCAATGCGGAAAATAATTGGAACAACTCAGACTAGCTAAATTACAAGCTTGAAGAATTTATATTTAATGAGAACAACTCAAACTTGTTCTTTACCCTAAATTCAAATAATCAGCTTGTATGAGCTCAATTCAGCCCGATAAAATAAAGCAATTAAAACTTGAGCTCGACTAGAAATATCACATTCACGACTCATTCTTTATATGCGCCTGAAATTACAATATTGAAATCACAAATAACCACGAAAAAGGCACCGACCTTTGCGAATGTACTCTTCCCAGATCCATTCTTTCCCATCACAGCATGAACCTTTCATATCCAACAACCAAAAATTAGGAGTCAAAGAAACTGAAAAACTATGTGCTTACAACTAGAATTAGAGTAAAACCTTTATTTGTCTCGATATTTACTTTTgttcaataaaatatatatatatatatatatatatatatatatatatatatatatatatatatatatgtagttTTAGTTCCCTCTCAACCATCATTATTAATCCGTCTCACTAAAAATATACATGCTTTatcgaaaaaaataaaatatcgacAAAAACAAAGGTTTTGCCAAAAATTTGCAAAGAAAAAAATCTAGTTTAAGCAATTTCTCAAACACCTACGCTGCAATATAAAAGTGGTCATGTGATTACAAAAATATTCAACTCGAATCTTTCGACAGATGCAATACATCACCGTGGAACACAAATTAGGATTATTTCACACCTACccctgcaggcagtgcctgcagaGGTACATCCAAGGGTCAGAATTTTTTCtggtccaattttttttaattttttattcccCATTATATGAATCTCAACCCTTGATCCTGGGtgtgggcactgcccccacacccaggatcgaaccttCCCACAAATTATACAGTGCTTTTCCGAATAAAATTCACAAAGCCAATTTGAATGCAACAAAAATGTCAATTTCTTTCCGCATAATATCCATACATTAATATTGTGATCCTTAAAATTATACAGCAGAATTGTGAAAAGATAAATTACATTACATTATCAAACTATCATCTTGCCCACTTAACATCTATACCCGTCCAACTTAGCCCCCACTTAACTGTTTATCATAATTGCATCAAATCGGGTGGAAAAAATACATATGCAGCACAATGGAATAAACCATATCGACATCAATTTGTATACCACACAAGGAGGGAAAAACTTAAATTAGGTACCTCGCCTTCGTGAACCGTAAGATTAACGCCTTTAAGAATGGGCTGCTTGGACTCCGCGATTACGGCGGAGAGATCTTTGACTTGAAGCAGGAGTTTCGGAGCGCCACCGCCGGCTGAGGTGGAGGAGGGCGGGATCTCAACAGAGACTGTGGCTTGCAGCCTCAGGGTTCGAGGTGTCCACATAAAACGACGGCAGTGAGTGCCGGCGGCGGAGCTTCTGAAAGTCAAGGTTGGAGTGCAGAGAGCTGCCATTGGAGAAAAATCAGTTTGTGTAGCAGTATCTTCTTCTATATATATCTTCTTTGTTATGTATAAATTAGTTATTTTGCACGCGTGCACGTGTGTGGATATTAtttgataaattataaaaaaattaaattgatatttgaattgttgaaaaaaaaattagtgtgttgaagtttaaaaataaaataaaaataaaaatgtaatatTAATATCACACTAGAGTAAAGttagaataaaaaaattgatgtcTTTCCTAGATGGTTATTATAATGCTCccaactttaataaaatataatagatGTATATACTACGACAACGCACACACATTAATGCGAGTAACATAATATGTTACGTTTTTCACCCGAAATGTGGTAATCTAAAGATCACTCGTTTAGCTTATGCCGATGATTTGCTACTCTTGTCTGGTGGAGATGTGCGTAGTGTTTCTATGATTATGCAGTGTTTGCTTGACTTTGGAGATATGGCAGGGCTTCGAATTAACGCACAAAAATCTAACATATTTTTGGCTAGTGTGGATGATGCTGTGAAGCAAGATATCTTGGGGATTAAAGGTTTTGTCAGTGGTACACTGCCGTTCAGATACTTAGGAGTTCCTTTAGCAGTCTCTCGGTTGAAAGCAGCGGATTACAGCTTACTTGTTGATTCTATTGCGAGAAAGGTTAATTCTTGGCCCAGACATTCTTTATCAGTTGTCCAAGGGATTGAATGCTTCTGGCTTTCTATAATGTCGGTACCTTCTTGTGTGATTGACTTCATCCATTCAATCTATCGCAAGTTTGTGTGGCCGACGAAGCACCCACCGATTGCTTGGATTACAGTATGCAAACCTCTAGCTGATGGAGGTCTGGGGCTCAAAGACCTCAAAGCGTGGAATAAGGCGCTAATTGCGAAGACTTTATGGAGGATTCATTTGAAAAAAGACACACTCTGGATTCGGTGGGTAAACCACATTTACAGATTTTATGGTGATGTGTGGAATTGGGGAGTGAAGAAAGATGGCTCACCGCTTGTTAAGCAAATACTGAATGTTCATGATCATCTCCTTGGTAGATTGGGTTCGGTGGTTCGGTAATAGCGAAGCTTCAATCATGGTTCGAAGCACCAAATGGAATGCCTAGCGCATATGATTATTATGTAAAAGCTAAAGATAAGTGGCCTTGGAATAACATACTGTCCCGAGGATGCATTCTTCCGAAACACCGCATTGTGCTATGGCTGATTGCTCATCGCAAGTTGCTAACACGTGATAGACTTGGGTTTGTTGAAGACAAACAATGCGTGCTTTGCCAGGCATTCGAGGAATCGAACACACACCTATTCTTCAAGTGCAGGATCTCGAAACTGATTTGGGATGATGTGCGTAAGTGGCTAGGCATGAAGAAGATTACGGGTACCCCAACATCGATTCTGAAAGCTTTTCGAGAGACGTACAGAGGGAAGTCTATAGTGAATAGAATGAGAGTCACGGCTCTTGAAGGGATAATAAAAAAGATTCAAATTCACACTTACGTTCACCTTCTTCCTCTGATTTGTTTTCTAGTTTGACGTAGGTAGATTGCAGTGTTTCGATTTTATGTGTATCTCCTGAAGATGCCCAATATACTTTATTTGCAActcttttttattcttttaataaaattacttcattaaaaaaacataatatGTTACGTCGACGGTATGTATATAatagatatttatttttaaaatatttttttaaaagtgttttaaaattattttgattttaatatcatacggttttttttttaattataatttgatagttttgttttattatttttataatataagaTTGAGCTTGAAATCAACTAAGATGCTCTTACTTGATATCATAGAATAAATGCTATTGATATTGTTGTGATAAAttcatacttttttttttttttttttttttgaaaaataaacatTCATTATATTAAGTAGGTAAATCCCGATTTACAATACAAGAAAGCCAAGATGGAATATTTCCATCTAGCCAAATTTCATCAGAAAAGTTATTGAAAGCTCTATGAGCAAGAAAATGTGCCACATTATTGGCCGAACGAATAAATTCATACTTTTAATTCTAAACAAATTTAGAATACTAGTTATGGGCCAAGAAACCGACACACGCGATGTGTGTTATATAATTTTCGATTTTTGgaaaaaatgatttttgaaaTTGATACAGTGGTTTTTGAGCTAGATTCATGAGAGAATTTTCTCCTCCTTTATAGCTGTTAGTTTTCCCATTGTTTTGTTAATATTTGCATTAGCTTACAAGTATGAAGATTATGCatctaaatttatttctgcgtCATATTAATGTACCAAGTCGGTTGCTATACATGTCTAAATTAATCGACACAGAATGATATGAACGTCTAAGGAAAGAAGTTGAAATTATATTGGACACAGACCTAGTTGGTTATCAAGGAAAAAAAACACTATATAAATTCGACATCAAAGGATATACTTATAAGTCGATAGCCACTCTATATTGCTCAATCCAACTCGAGGTTAAGCATATATAGAGATAGCAAATTAAGGCAGATTTGGGAACATTGTCTCAACTTAAGATTTGGAGAGATGGTCTCAACAGAATAAAGTTACCTCGGTATTTTAACAATACGATTACAATCTGTGAACTAGCTACTAATTTTTAGCAGAATCTGATTCCGAATCTGATTCAGTGTCGACACGAGATCCCATAGGATTTAGCCTGTTCGTGTTGGCTTCCAAAGGAGGAAGTCCATCATCCCCACTAGAACTTTCATCGTCGTTTTGGGAAGTATTTGACTGCAATTGCAGCTTGGAGTCTTCTTGGGGATTGAATCTGAAAATCTGTGGCCTGCATTGGGAGGAACTACCGAGCACTAGTAAGAAAATAGTTTTATTCTCTCCTCACAAACTCGGCTAGCAGGGGATATATGAACAAACACACACTATCTGATCGAGTTAATACTTAATAAATAAGATCTTCTTGATGTTGAAATGAGTTAATAGATACAAACACCTCAATTATGCAAAAAGTATACACTTTTCTCTAGAAAATCATTGTAACAAGGTCGAAAGCTGCCAATGAAATATTTGAAGCTCTGAATGACAAGTGAAAAAAATCTTTCTTCAAAGACAGAACAGAGGGTTGATCGGTTCAAATGAAAGCCCACATATCAGAATTCAGAATTCATGCATTTGATCACCTCAATATGATGGTaaaatgattaagaacatgGACTCTTTTTTTGTCCTGTAAGATTTTTCAACTTCACACGAGATAGAGAACCATGAAACAAATTTATTTCTCTCACTAATCATTTTCTAAGTTCAAATCACAGTCTATCATTGTTGAACCATACATTTTGTATCACAAAGTAAagaaataaaaaagtaataataaATAACTAAACAATTCTATTTCCCTTGAAAAGGTACCGCGTCTGAGTTTTGTTAATGAAATATACAGGTGGTGGGAAAGTCCTTTATGCTCGACTCTTTAGGTCCATTGTAACTCCAGAAACCATGGGATCTACAGAGAAAAAAAGATCAAGCAAAAGTGAGAACACACCATTCTGGTGATTTTTGAAGCAGACGAACTTGGTCGTGATAAAGAACTTGGGTAACGATGCCTCCCACTTTTCTACCAGATTCAGCAGCCTCTTCTCTCCCACTTTCATCAATCACAATAAAACTCCCTAGACATAAGAAAACCAAGAAGCAATCCTCTATCATGTAGGTCATTCATGTTTGACGATAAGATAATGAACTTTTTTAAAGAACGGATCACAGTTTGAGAAACATAACCAAAACAGAAACATAGCCGAAACCAACGAGGAACCTAATTTCAAGGCCCTTGAGTTAATAAGCTCTGCtgaaaatttcagaattttatCTTATTTTCGCGCATCATACCTCGTTTAAACCACATGCTTTTCTGGAACTTTGCTGGGAAGATTGCCAGTAATTTATACCCTTTTGCGTCCATCACCTTCCAAATTCAAATATAGTTACTTCAGCAATAACAAAACCTGCAACTTAAAAAAAATGGGTAGACAAGAAAGCAACTACCTCGATAAGATTGGATCCCCTGAGGTCCACAACTTGCATTATACTTTGACCTTGCTGCAGAGTCACCATCTCTTCCGTGACTGCTCTCTTAAGATTCTTCCTTCCTCCTCTCATTTCTTTTCGTAACTTTAATTCGACTCTCCCTTCTTCTGCAAATAGCAACTGCCCAAAACAAAAACAAGGTAAAAAACAAGCACCAaataccagaaacaaaagtacCAAGCACGGTATAAAGACCCCATCTAGCAGTTGCTAATCAAGTAATGCCATCACACGGAAGCCTAGGTTACCAATActttttgaaaaagaaaactTCAAATAATTCAGATACAATTGTAACGAGGTTTCAGGCTAACATAACGTTGTTTTTGTCCTGCCTCGAGTATCCTAATTATACAGCTATAAAATGATAATCAAGAGAACGAATTTAAAAGTGAAACCAGTAAAAACAAAGGGAATTACAAAATGTTACACAACAAGTCCAAGGGAGAGAACACCTAAAAGGATTAGGCAATTTCTCGAACACCTAGGCTGCAATATAAAAGTTGTCACGGTGATTACAAAAATATTCAACTCGAATCCTTCAAACGGAAGCCATACATCACCGAGCATCCAAGTAAAATCGAATTAAACCTCAAAAGGGACAATTTTGAAAACAGAATAGGAAACATAGACCCCAAATTTCAAGTCTTAGCCTAGTTCTCACGGCATACACAAgatgataatttttatttttattttaaaactgacGATAAATGTTCAACTAAACAAGAAAACGAAACTTACCGATTCCCAGAAAATTCGAGTCAGTCACGATGACTATGGCACAACAATTTGAAGagatcaaaaatatatataatgttgGGACGGATGAAGGAAATTGGCTTGGTAATTTAATTCGGATCTTGGGCTTTAAAAGGACTGAAATTCAAGGGCATCATAATGTCAAAGCCGTCGTACGTCACTACATTTCAAGTATTCGATCGATGTTGTCTTGCGtcgaaaatttaataattttgataaaaatttgtgtgagacgatcttacagatcgtattttgtaagataaatcttttatttAGGTTATCtaagaaaaagtattactttttatgctaaaagtattacttttattgtaatatcgatcatcaatgaaaaaatattactttttattgtgaatatcgacagTGAATAtcggtcatctatgaaaaaatattattttttatgttaaaaatattactttttattataatatcgataggattgacccgtctcatagataaagattcgtgagaccatctcacaaaaaaCTCACTCTATAATTTTTATTCGGAGCTCGCAtaaaaaaatatgcataaaatATAGAGGAGTTTTGGTATCAAAACACGTGAGATGAACTAAAATCATAAAGTATTAGTTCCATAGATCAAGgcctaaattattttaattcaaattcATCAAAAGTTTAGATttcgattataattttattgttaacaaataaataataaatataatttcaaaTCCATATTTTACTTATTTACGCTAGATTTAAATTGAAAT is part of the Primulina eburnea isolate SZY01 chromosome 1, ASM2296580v1, whole genome shotgun sequence genome and encodes:
- the LOC140825144 gene encoding uncharacterized protein isoform X1, with the translated sequence MRGGRKNLKRAVTEEMVTLQQGQSIMQVVDLRGSNLIEVMDAKGYKLLAIFPAKFQKSMWFKRGSFIVIDESGREEAAESGRKVGGIVTQVLYHDQVRLLQKSPECSSQCRPQIFRFNPQEDSKLQLQSNTSQNDDESSSGDDGLPPLEANTNRLNPMGSRVDTESDSESDSAKN
- the LOC140825144 gene encoding uncharacterized protein isoform X2, yielding MRGGRKNLKRAVTEEMVTLQQGQSIMQVVDLRGSNLIEVMDAKGYKLLAIFPAKFQKSMWFKRGSFIVIDESGREEAAESGRKVGGIVTQVLYHDQVRLLQKSPEWPQIFRFNPQEDSKLQLQSNTSQNDDESSSGDDGLPPLEANTNRLNPMGSRVDTESDSESDSAKN
- the LOC140825139 gene encoding ABC transporter I family member 6, chloroplastic-like, yielding MAALCTPTLTFRSSAAGTHCRRFMWTPRTLRLQATVSVEIPPSSTSAGGGAPKLLLQVKDLSAVIAESKQPILKGVNLTVHEGEVHAVMGKNGSGKSTFAKVLVGHPDYEITGGNVTYKGQDLLEMEPEERAVAGLFMSFQSPVEIPGVSNIDFLNMAYNARRRKLGLPELGPIEFYGYVAPKLEIVNMKIDFLNRNVNEGFSGGERKRNEILQLAVLGADMAILDEIDSGLDVDALQDVAKSVNGLLTPSNSILIITHYLRLLEFIKPTYIHIMENGRIVKTGDVSLAEILEREGYKAISAA